From the Bacillus tuaregi genome, one window contains:
- a CDS encoding glycosyl hydrolase family 28-related protein produces the protein MTYGKIREMNENLLMSEVNGMVFLDKDHDPRINEALIKQFLKDAPKTKEGLDNGDKLFNSFSPKPVPIAVEKRNSVRRFLKKLVSGTAHMVLPSFEKDSNKTYDTLFDEQGRAYPEWLSLLHEEYQKLLTSVTREVNVMEFGAVGDGKTDDTEAFNKAIGRGRVKVKIPAGCFITKGIRLPSWTILVGEGKGKTIIKLHDEAPKGTRLITNRHHRRGNRNIYVEGMSLDWNVERLGNAEKTATWGNHSSCLTYAHVIYGWVKNVEGINPGLHCFDVSSTLYDYSGDGFRARGGSKYIWLDQLNGYGFGDDGITTHHSDYIFITNSHMCDPSGRAHQKGFSNSNGIEVDDGSRFVWLVNNSSARCFGGVEIKAHHNSSAASDVQIFGHLSVHDNRSFNFRHIGHHKSTDSESKTAFNIRASNLVAIRPVFTSLYAGSTPRGMVVSAYRNVVIDNFILIGDPDYDYENNPIIAVQYRARNVTLNNITLSNFKKAGADIKLFGGDHRADHIALQNITMVNSSLEGIQVGKDIENIHLKNIKIIQHDKMPKIKISPKNL, from the coding sequence ATGACGTACGGTAAAATAAGGGAAATGAACGAAAACTTGTTGATGAGCGAGGTGAATGGAATGGTCTTCCTAGATAAAGATCATGACCCGCGTATAAATGAAGCTTTAATTAAGCAATTTTTAAAGGATGCTCCTAAGACTAAAGAAGGTTTGGATAACGGGGATAAACTGTTTAACAGCTTTAGTCCAAAACCCGTTCCCATAGCCGTTGAAAAAAGGAACAGTGTCCGCCGTTTTCTTAAAAAGCTGGTGTCAGGCACTGCTCATATGGTTCTTCCTTCCTTTGAAAAAGACAGCAACAAAACATATGATACGTTATTCGATGAACAGGGCCGTGCCTATCCTGAGTGGTTGAGTCTTTTACATGAAGAGTATCAAAAGCTCTTAACATCCGTTACTCGAGAAGTGAATGTCATGGAATTTGGAGCCGTGGGCGATGGGAAAACGGATGATACAGAAGCTTTTAATAAAGCGATTGGACGCGGGCGGGTTAAGGTCAAGATACCAGCAGGCTGCTTTATCACAAAAGGGATAAGACTCCCCTCCTGGACCATTCTTGTCGGAGAAGGAAAAGGCAAAACAATAATCAAGCTTCATGATGAGGCGCCAAAAGGAACTCGGCTGATAACCAACCGTCATCACCGAAGAGGAAATCGCAATATTTATGTGGAAGGAATGAGCCTAGATTGGAACGTGGAAAGATTAGGCAACGCGGAGAAAACCGCGACTTGGGGAAACCATTCGAGCTGCCTGACTTACGCCCACGTTATCTACGGCTGGGTGAAAAATGTGGAAGGAATCAATCCTGGCCTGCATTGCTTCGATGTTTCATCCACTCTTTACGATTATTCAGGTGATGGCTTTCGTGCACGGGGAGGCAGCAAATACATTTGGCTCGATCAATTAAATGGATATGGTTTTGGGGATGATGGCATCACCACTCATCACAGCGACTATATTTTTATTACTAATTCGCATATGTGTGACCCGAGCGGAAGAGCTCATCAAAAGGGGTTTTCAAACTCCAACGGAATCGAAGTGGATGATGGTTCCCGATTTGTTTGGCTGGTCAATAACTCCTCAGCCAGATGCTTTGGAGGGGTGGAAATTAAAGCCCACCATAATTCCTCAGCCGCTTCTGACGTGCAAATATTTGGCCATCTTTCTGTCCATGATAATCGTTCCTTTAACTTTCGCCATATTGGTCATCATAAGAGCACGGATTCTGAATCCAAAACGGCCTTTAACATTAGAGCCTCCAATTTAGTAGCGATTCGGCCTGTCTTTACCTCGTTGTATGCGGGCTCTACCCCGAGAGGAATGGTCGTTTCCGCTTATCGGAATGTAGTGATTGATAACTTTATTCTGATTGGCGATCCGGATTATGATTATGAGAATAACCCCATCATTGCTGTTCAGTACCGGGCCAGGAATGTAACGTTAAATAACATTACCCTTTCCAATTTTAAAAAGGCTGGTGCAGATATCAAGCTATTTGGCGGCGATCATCGTGCCGATCATATTGCTCTTCAAAATATTACGATGGTAAATTCCTCACTGGAAGGTATCCAGGTTGGTAAGGATATCGAGAATATTCATTTGAAAAATATAAAGATCATTCAGCACGATAAAATGCCTAAAATTAAAATTTCACCAAAAAATCTTTAA
- a CDS encoding SDR family oxidoreductase: MTFNNNENTRVWFITGASSGLGYEFTKKALESGDQVVGVARNIEKLNELKCQFEGMLLPLCLDVTDRSAVSTTVETAIKHFGRLDIVINNAGNMVMGMIEEFSEEEVRRQMETNFFGTVWVSQAVMPYLRAQESGHIIQISSIGGLITGPMSGIYSASKFALEGFSEALAQEAAHFGIKVSIVEPGGYWTNLYLKMSMTAQKKEYGSLREKLAQQYSNEPVDSDPKLAAEAIIKLVNSENPPLRLILGSLVYDLAVENAEKRISTWKEWESVSRSAEHGIPAPEGYGIIEE, from the coding sequence ATGACATTTAATAACAATGAAAATACACGTGTGTGGTTTATTACAGGTGCAAGCAGTGGACTAGGATACGAATTCACAAAAAAAGCATTAGAATCGGGAGATCAGGTTGTTGGTGTTGCTAGAAATATTGAAAAACTGAATGAGTTAAAATGCCAATTTGAAGGAATGTTACTTCCATTATGTCTTGATGTTACGGATAGAAGTGCTGTATCGACTACAGTGGAAACGGCCATTAAACATTTTGGAAGGCTCGATATTGTTATTAACAATGCAGGAAATATGGTCATGGGAATGATTGAAGAATTTAGTGAGGAGGAAGTTAGACGTCAAATGGAAACGAACTTCTTCGGTACAGTATGGGTTAGTCAAGCAGTTATGCCGTACTTGCGGGCACAAGAATCAGGACATATTATCCAGATTTCTAGTATTGGTGGGCTAATTACTGGTCCAATGTCGGGAATCTATAGCGCTAGCAAATTTGCTTTAGAAGGATTTAGCGAGGCTTTAGCACAAGAAGCTGCACATTTTGGTATAAAAGTATCTATCGTAGAACCTGGAGGTTACTGGACGAATCTATACTTGAAAATGAGTATGACTGCACAGAAAAAAGAGTATGGTTCATTACGTGAAAAGTTGGCTCAACAATATTCAAACGAACCGGTGGATAGTGATCCTAAGTTAGCCGCCGAAGCGATAATAAAATTGGTTAATAGTGAGAATCCGCCTCTCCGATTGATTCTGGGAAGCCTTGTATATGATTTAGCTGTTGAAAATGCAGAAAAACGTATATCTACATGGAAAGAGTGGGAATCCGTCAGTCGTTCTGCGGAACATGGGATTCCAGCACCAGAAGGATATGGAATTATTGAGGAATAA
- a CDS encoding ABC transporter permease — MNTQKLLIRSMRKNIKMYYLYFFAMIFSISLYFIFATLQNDRTIITMANDSTLFSTAFQVAGLLLIFITIVFTIYATSIFIRRRSQEIGLYQLIGLSKAWVARVLILEHTILGLGALLIGLIVGAMLSRLFLILFMSLIGLEAMLGLTFSSQAVIQTIAVFTCLQAVTVLQIIVMVYRSTLLQLFQANKQNDTFVKRPSIVSGILGIAGLSLIGFGYYVSTLIVDNADLLLFLMLFVLASTILGTYLVFHTTISWILYVFRKKKNGNLGLYNSLSVASLMHRMKGHANSLTIITVLSAMTITMVSLSYSLYFSTENDVRLAMPFDFAVENMQEEAATISSRLEEEQIEFDHYQLDAIRFNGAWVEQDSNVDNRHRSYMLFSAEQMAQAGLDVESPKNGEAIYHNTRAIIEGKDHSYPKDLEYASNDEANRLTVSKYKLENVMNYTFYGEQILVSEETFKRMRDSIQENEYKEFLTFDVFHLLDTEKANTASDIFLTNVDKDQYITDFYSAYEESRQTFGLLIFIAGFLGFVFLLSTGSILYFKQMTEAEQEKTHYRTLRQLGFQVNDIMKGIIRKQLFVYLIPLGIGLIHAAFALNVGSVLIAASMLTPIIISMAAYIVIYLMFTMITIRYYKSIVTNAL, encoded by the coding sequence ATGAACACACAGAAATTATTGATTCGTAGTATGCGAAAAAACATTAAAATGTATTATCTCTATTTTTTCGCGATGATTTTCAGCATTAGTTTGTATTTTATCTTTGCTACCCTGCAAAATGACCGAACTATTATAACTATGGCTAATGATAGCACGCTCTTCTCTACGGCCTTTCAAGTCGCTGGATTATTACTCATTTTCATTACCATTGTATTTACGATATACGCTACGAGCATCTTTATTAGAAGACGAAGTCAAGAAATCGGATTGTATCAACTCATTGGCTTGTCTAAGGCTTGGGTCGCTCGGGTCCTGATCCTAGAACACACGATTCTTGGTCTAGGCGCTTTACTTATCGGCCTAATCGTTGGTGCTATGCTCTCACGACTCTTTCTTATCCTGTTTATGAGCCTGATCGGTCTTGAAGCGATGCTTGGCTTAACCTTCTCAAGCCAAGCAGTCATCCAAACCATTGCTGTTTTTACTTGCTTACAGGCTGTCACAGTCTTACAAATTATCGTGATGGTTTATCGAAGTACACTACTACAATTGTTTCAAGCAAACAAGCAAAATGATACCTTTGTCAAACGTCCAAGCATCGTTTCTGGCATTTTAGGGATAGCTGGCTTAAGTCTAATAGGGTTTGGCTATTATGTATCTACCTTGATTGTAGACAATGCAGACTTGCTGCTGTTTCTGATGTTATTCGTTCTCGCCAGTACCATACTCGGAACCTATTTAGTCTTCCATACGACCATAAGCTGGATCCTATATGTTTTTCGAAAAAAGAAAAATGGAAATCTCGGCTTGTATAATAGTCTGTCGGTAGCATCATTAATGCACAGAATGAAAGGTCATGCCAATTCGTTAACCATAATCACTGTATTATCTGCCATGACGATTACGATGGTTTCACTTTCCTATTCCTTATATTTTTCAACCGAAAACGATGTGAGATTGGCGATGCCTTTTGATTTTGCAGTGGAAAATATGCAGGAGGAAGCCGCTACCATATCAAGTAGGTTAGAAGAGGAGCAGATTGAATTCGATCATTATCAGCTAGATGCCATCCGATTTAATGGCGCATGGGTGGAGCAGGATTCAAATGTAGACAATCGTCACAGATCATATATGCTTTTCTCTGCAGAGCAAATGGCACAGGCTGGATTAGATGTAGAGAGTCCCAAAAATGGTGAAGCAATCTATCATAATACGCGAGCCATTATAGAAGGAAAGGATCATTCGTATCCAAAAGACTTAGAGTACGCATCAAACGATGAAGCAAATCGATTAACCGTCTCCAAGTATAAGCTTGAAAACGTGATGAATTACACATTCTATGGCGAACAAATACTTGTTTCTGAAGAAACCTTCAAGAGAATGAGAGACAGCATTCAGGAGAATGAGTACAAAGAATTTTTGACCTTTGATGTGTTTCACTTATTGGATACGGAGAAAGCAAATACCGCCTCTGACATCTTTCTAACGAATGTGGACAAAGACCAGTATATCACTGACTTTTATTCCGCATACGAGGAATCACGTCAAACCTTTGGGCTCCTCATTTTCATCGCCGGCTTTTTAGGCTTTGTGTTTCTCCTTTCAACTGGAAGTATTTTGTACTTTAAACAAATGACAGAGGCTGAACAAGAAAAAACTCATTATCGGACACTGCGACAGCTCGGATTTCAAGTAAACGATATTATGAAAGGCATCATTCGTAAGCAGCTCTTTGTTTATTTGATTCCTCTGGGAATTGGGTTAATTCACGCTGCTTTTGCTCTTAACGTAGGTTCTGTTCTCATCGCCGCAAGCATGCTCACCCCAATCATCATTAGTATGGCAGCGTATATTGTCATCTATTTGATGTTTACCATGATTACCATTCGGTATTACAAAAGCATCGTCACAAATGCTTTATAG
- a CDS encoding 2-isopropylmalate synthase, which translates to MKNVNKYSRGYDMPPVKSLKWTEKQYITEAPTWCSVDLRDGNQALVVPMNLEEKLEYFQMLLQVGFKEIEVGFPAASETEYAFLRKLIDENLIPDDVTIQVLTQSREHIIKKTFEALQGAKKAVVHLYNSTSVAQREQVFRKSKEEIIDIAVAGAKMLKKYAAETEGQFQFQYSPESFTGTEMEFALEICNKVLDIWQPTADNKVIINLPATVSMSMPHVYASQIEYMSDHLSYREHVILSLHPHNDRGTGVADAELGMLAGAQRVEGTLFGNGERTGNVDIVTLALNMFSHGVDPKLHFENIPAIISKYERLTRMKVHERHPYGGELVFTAFSGSHQDAIAKGMKWREEEERQYWTVPYLLIDPMDIGREYEGDIIRINSQSGKGGIGYILQQKYGIDLPIEMRESFGYSVKNVSDHQHKELMPNDIYDIFMKEYVNLHSPVEFIRYQSTQNGHYETLVSIRMNNEELELKGVGNGRLDAISNAIQTKLGIDYTDLVYKQHALEIGSGSKAVSYVGITAKDGTVNWGCGMDDDIMTSSVKALFSAVNKMISNIQLPVEKPYYPLKK; encoded by the coding sequence ATGAAAAATGTGAATAAATACTCTAGAGGTTACGATATGCCCCCAGTGAAAAGCTTGAAATGGACAGAGAAGCAATATATTACAGAAGCGCCCACCTGGTGTAGTGTCGACCTTCGTGATGGAAATCAAGCCTTGGTTGTCCCGATGAATTTGGAGGAGAAGCTAGAGTATTTTCAAATGCTTTTGCAAGTGGGTTTCAAGGAAATAGAAGTGGGATTTCCGGCTGCATCGGAAACCGAATACGCTTTTTTACGTAAGTTAATAGATGAAAATTTGATTCCGGATGATGTCACCATTCAAGTGTTAACACAGTCAAGAGAACATATTATCAAGAAAACCTTTGAAGCGTTACAGGGTGCAAAAAAAGCAGTCGTGCATTTGTATAATTCCACATCTGTGGCACAGCGCGAACAAGTATTTAGAAAATCGAAGGAAGAAATTATTGATATTGCTGTAGCAGGTGCAAAAATGCTCAAGAAATATGCTGCTGAAACGGAAGGGCAGTTCCAATTTCAGTATTCACCGGAAAGCTTCACGGGTACCGAAATGGAGTTTGCACTTGAAATTTGCAACAAGGTACTGGATATTTGGCAGCCAACAGCTGATAACAAGGTCATTATCAATCTACCAGCTACGGTATCCATGTCGATGCCTCATGTTTACGCAAGTCAAATTGAGTATATGAGTGATCATCTAAGCTACCGCGAACATGTTATCCTTTCCCTTCATCCACACAATGACAGAGGAACGGGCGTAGCAGATGCTGAGCTAGGAATGCTTGCCGGTGCGCAAAGAGTTGAAGGAACCTTATTTGGAAATGGAGAAAGAACAGGAAATGTGGACATTGTCACGCTCGCGTTAAATATGTTCTCACACGGGGTAGATCCAAAGCTTCATTTTGAAAATATCCCTGCTATTATTTCTAAATATGAAAGATTAACCAGAATGAAGGTTCACGAAAGACACCCATATGGCGGTGAACTTGTCTTTACCGCCTTCTCAGGTTCCCATCAAGACGCCATTGCCAAAGGGATGAAATGGCGCGAGGAAGAGGAGCGTCAGTATTGGACGGTACCATATCTATTAATTGATCCGATGGACATTGGAAGAGAATACGAGGGGGATATCATCCGAATTAACAGTCAATCCGGAAAGGGTGGGATCGGTTATATCCTTCAGCAAAAATATGGCATCGATCTCCCTATCGAAATGCGTGAAAGCTTTGGATATAGTGTGAAGAATGTTTCAGACCATCAGCACAAGGAACTGATGCCGAATGATATTTATGACATTTTCATGAAAGAGTATGTGAATCTTCATAGTCCTGTCGAATTTATTCGTTACCAATCTACTCAAAATGGTCATTATGAAACGCTTGTATCGATTCGGATGAATAATGAAGAACTTGAATTAAAAGGTGTGGGAAATGGTAGACTTGATGCGATTAGCAACGCAATCCAAACCAAACTGGGTATCGACTATACAGATTTGGTTTATAAACAGCATGCACTTGAGATAGGCTCAGGATCGAAAGCAGTATCTTATGTGGGGATTACGGCAAAGGATGGTACGGTCAATTGGGGCTGCGGGATGGACGATGATATTATGACCTCATCTGTTAAAGCACTTTTTAGTGCCGTGAACAAAATGATATCCAACATACAGCTTCCTGTTGAGAAACCCTATTATCCTTTAAAAAAATAA
- a CDS encoding YxeA family protein: protein MKKMILISCIVVVVIASIYLLFPEPFDRFNPLIEQEYVYVEVQGEPADDNRRYKYKEQGVTESGKTKQVVFSTSIRLDQGTFLKVLAKGSYTVEYEFINEDEIP from the coding sequence ATGAAAAAGATGATCTTAATTTCTTGTATAGTTGTAGTTGTTATTGCTAGTATATACCTTTTATTTCCCGAGCCATTCGATCGTTTTAATCCATTGATTGAACAGGAATATGTATATGTTGAGGTTCAAGGTGAACCTGCAGATGATAACAGAAGATATAAATATAAGGAGCAGGGTGTCACCGAAAGCGGAAAGACTAAACAAGTGGTATTCAGCACCAGTATTAGACTCGATCAAGGCACATTCTTAAAAGTACTCGCTAAAGGTAGCTACACAGTAGAATATGAATTTATAAATGAGGATGAAATACCTTAA
- a CDS encoding UPF0175 family protein — translation MEESKAKVEINPEFLPFLQGKNANSVDEDVNLSLAMYLFTARKLTLARAAELCGKSLSDFIQMLIDHNIHWAVYTEEHKKQDDETIEFILKEDGKQNESNM, via the coding sequence ATGGAGGAATCAAAAGCAAAGGTTGAAATCAATCCCGAATTCTTACCTTTTTTGCAAGGGAAAAATGCAAATTCAGTTGATGAGGATGTTAATTTATCATTAGCCATGTATTTATTTACCGCAAGAAAACTAACACTGGCACGAGCAGCTGAACTTTGTGGTAAAAGCTTATCAGATTTTATCCAAATGTTAATTGACCATAATATTCATTGGGCAGTGTATACAGAAGAACATAAAAAGCAAGATGATGAAACCATTGAATTTATTTTAAAAGAAGATGGCAAACAAAATGAAAGCAATATGTAA
- a CDS encoding YeiH family protein gives MEAEYSRINKEPIQSPKKTSSFGKWIGGIGFTFLIALLGYLLAKTPGFNQVGQLASAIMISVLYRQFFGYPESLRLGIVFSSKRLLRFAIILYGLKLNIGTVLQDGLGLFVRDTGVIIFAIVVTVWLARMLKADKNISLLLGVGTGVCGAAAIAAVAPIIKSKDEDTAIAVGIIALVGTIFAITYTILRPFLPISEIDYGIWSGISLHEIAHVALAAAPGGQDALAIGLLAKLGRVFLLVPLCFLFMYIMKRKGFGDKSSDTKVEFPWFLIGFIIMSIIGSYVIGTTIPVSIDFINGISELTAWCLTAAMVGLGLNVSLGELRTKALKPLIAMGVTSILLSILAYFIV, from the coding sequence ATGGAAGCAGAATACTCTAGAATAAATAAAGAACCTATCCAATCTCCCAAAAAAACCTCATCTTTTGGGAAATGGATTGGTGGAATTGGCTTTACTTTTTTGATCGCTTTACTGGGCTACTTATTGGCAAAAACACCTGGATTTAATCAAGTTGGCCAGTTAGCATCCGCGATTATGATCTCAGTCTTGTATCGGCAATTTTTTGGTTACCCTGAATCCCTTCGCTTAGGTATAGTATTTTCTTCGAAAAGATTATTACGCTTTGCGATTATTTTATATGGACTCAAGCTCAATATAGGTACGGTTTTACAGGATGGCTTAGGATTATTTGTACGAGATACCGGGGTTATTATCTTTGCTATCGTAGTGACAGTATGGCTAGCTCGAATGTTGAAAGCAGATAAAAATATCTCTCTTCTTCTTGGAGTAGGGACAGGTGTGTGTGGTGCAGCAGCCATTGCTGCAGTAGCACCGATTATAAAATCAAAGGATGAAGATACCGCCATAGCTGTTGGGATCATTGCATTAGTCGGGACAATTTTTGCAATTACTTATACGATATTACGACCTTTCTTACCGATATCAGAGATAGATTATGGTATTTGGTCAGGAATTAGCTTACATGAAATTGCTCACGTAGCCTTAGCTGCAGCACCAGGAGGGCAAGATGCGCTAGCCATTGGATTGCTTGCAAAATTAGGCAGAGTATTTCTGCTAGTTCCACTGTGCTTTCTTTTCATGTACATTATGAAAAGAAAAGGCTTTGGAGACAAAAGTTCAGATACGAAGGTTGAATTTCCATGGTTTTTAATTGGGTTCATTATTATGAGCATTATTGGAAGTTATGTAATTGGTACAACTATTCCAGTATCAATTGACTTTATAAATGGCATCTCTGAGCTTACCGCATGGTGTTTAACAGCAGCAATGGTCGGACTCGGATTAAATGTAAGTCTAGGAGAACTCCGCACTAAAGCATTAAAACCGTTAATCGCGATGGGGGTTACATCTATCTTGCTATCCATTTTAGCCTATTTTATTGTATAA
- a CDS encoding LysR family transcriptional regulator — protein MNQQLHVFVTVVEMENFSRAAEELHMTQPAVSQYIQSIERTMGTKLLERSNKFVRLNKAGEIVYHHAKEILGLYTKMHYLIDDLTNKTSGPLSIGASYTFGEYVLPYVIAKMHKKYPMIIPTITIGNTKEVANLVLGNQLDVGIVEGELKDKHLVIEPFAEDSMYLVTSPKHRLAQKNGEISISELEEETWIVRENGSGTREVTEEMFRLCGMIPKNTLEFGSTQLIKESVEAGLGISILSHWAIRKECSMGTLNIINVKQLPILRKFSVVLRSPFQTKALNVFLELLREGKTIPNL, from the coding sequence ATGAATCAACAGTTACATGTCTTTGTAACAGTAGTAGAGATGGAGAACTTTTCACGTGCGGCAGAAGAATTACATATGACTCAACCTGCAGTAAGTCAATATATTCAATCTATTGAACGTACTATGGGGACAAAATTGTTGGAGCGCAGTAATAAATTTGTACGCTTAAATAAAGCTGGGGAAATTGTCTATCATCACGCGAAGGAGATATTAGGTCTCTATACAAAAATGCATTACTTAATAGATGATCTAACCAACAAGACGAGTGGACCTCTTTCAATTGGTGCCAGTTATACATTTGGGGAATATGTTTTGCCATATGTTATTGCAAAAATGCATAAGAAATACCCAATGATTATTCCAACCATTACGATTGGGAACACAAAGGAAGTAGCAAACTTGGTTTTGGGAAACCAATTAGATGTGGGAATTGTAGAAGGGGAATTAAAAGATAAACATTTAGTAATTGAACCGTTTGCAGAAGATTCCATGTATCTTGTGACTTCACCAAAACATAGATTAGCTCAAAAAAATGGCGAAATTAGCATATCAGAATTAGAGGAAGAAACGTGGATTGTCAGAGAAAATGGATCTGGAACTAGAGAAGTAACTGAGGAAATGTTCAGATTATGTGGAATGATTCCGAAGAATACATTAGAGTTTGGAAGCACACAATTAATTAAGGAATCGGTAGAAGCAGGTCTTGGTATTAGTATACTTTCTCACTGGGCGATTCGTAAGGAATGTTCAATGGGCACATTAAATATCATAAACGTAAAACAACTCCCAATTCTACGGAAATTTTCAGTGGTTTTACGATCCCCATTCCAGACTAAAGCATTAAACGTATTTTTAGAACTATTAAGAGAAGGTAAGACAATACCCAATTTATAA
- a CDS encoding GNAT family N-acetyltransferase: MLTFLQEEQFDDFYQLIEESFPLDEYRPYQTQRALLSHPHYQIHTYEKDYELAAIFATWEGPDFIFIEHFAVKASFRDGGLGSKLLQAFLKQHTKPIVLEIETPEGEIEKRRANFYERNGMILSQWGYNQPALAKGQSAVPIVLMSYPKPLQEQDYQSFKQWVFKHVYTSD, from the coding sequence ATGCTAACGTTTTTACAAGAAGAACAGTTCGATGATTTTTATCAATTAATTGAAGAGTCTTTTCCTCTAGATGAATATAGGCCATACCAAACACAACGTGCATTACTTTCTCATCCTCACTATCAAATACACACTTATGAAAAAGATTATGAGCTAGCAGCTATTTTTGCTACTTGGGAAGGACCCGATTTTATCTTCATCGAGCATTTTGCCGTTAAAGCAAGCTTTCGTGATGGCGGCTTAGGTTCGAAACTACTCCAAGCATTTCTTAAGCAGCACACCAAACCGATTGTGCTTGAAATCGAAACCCCTGAGGGGGAAATCGAAAAAAGACGAGCCAATTTTTATGAACGAAATGGCATGATCCTTAGTCAGTGGGGATACAATCAACCTGCACTTGCAAAAGGGCAAAGCGCGGTTCCAATTGTATTAATGTCTTACCCGAAGCCCTTACAAGAACAAGACTATCAATCTTTCAAACAATGGGTATTTAAACACGTCTATACATCAGATTGA
- a CDS encoding IclR family transcriptional regulator — MGKRVPSHCTAAGKALLAFQEDEEIACYINQPLKAITRHTITSSEDLWNDLINIRKQGYSISHGEYREMISAVAIPVFDDDNRVIVSLSVTKPTNLLSNGHIQRIVPALKNYGQLISEQLGY; from the coding sequence ATGGGGAAAAGAGTACCATCTCATTGTACAGCTGCTGGAAAAGCATTATTAGCTTTTCAAGAAGATGAGGAAATCGCCTGTTATATCAATCAGCCTCTTAAAGCCATAACCAGACATACCATTACTTCATCTGAGGATTTGTGGAATGATTTAATTAATATAAGAAAACAGGGATATAGTATTTCACATGGTGAATACAGGGAAATGATAAGTGCGGTGGCAATCCCTGTTTTCGATGATGATAATCGTGTAATTGTGTCTCTTAGTGTCACAAAACCTACAAATTTATTGTCAAATGGTCATATTCAACGAATTGTTCCGGCACTTAAGAACTATGGCCAATTAATATCAGAACAGTTGGGGTACTAA
- a CDS encoding DUF429 domain-containing protein yields MRVMGIDLSGPSNHKDTALAVFEGQKGQLQFVKSRSHLSDEEILKEISDQAQLGEVIIGIDAPLSYEDGGGDRESDRALRKFIVGIGMKPGSIMPPTLNRMVYLTLRGIKLSREIAAQVKSSPHPISIVEVHPGSVIGSRLSAIDFDYVLTYKQDVKVRNLLLGWFELQQLLGIPLSVAEQSHSIDACAAALGAWHWKDAAFTPTWSFPAKPPLHPYDFCC; encoded by the coding sequence ATGAGAGTCATGGGAATCGATTTATCGGGTCCGAGTAATCACAAGGATACAGCACTTGCGGTGTTTGAAGGGCAAAAGGGCCAATTACAATTTGTAAAAAGTAGAAGTCATCTGAGTGATGAAGAGATTTTGAAAGAGATTTCAGACCAAGCCCAGCTTGGTGAAGTCATAATCGGCATCGATGCCCCATTGTCCTATGAAGATGGAGGCGGGGACAGGGAGTCCGATCGGGCATTGAGGAAATTTATTGTTGGAATCGGGATGAAGCCCGGGTCGATTATGCCGCCGACACTCAATCGGATGGTCTATTTAACCTTGAGAGGCATCAAGCTCAGCAGGGAAATTGCAGCACAGGTCAAATCATCGCCACACCCGATTTCCATCGTTGAAGTGCATCCTGGATCAGTGATTGGCTCAAGGTTGTCTGCAATAGATTTCGATTATGTTTTAACCTATAAGCAGGATGTGAAAGTGAGAAATCTGCTGCTAGGTTGGTTCGAGCTGCAACAGCTTCTTGGTATACCATTATCAGTCGCTGAACAAAGCCATTCGATCGATGCCTGTGCAGCGGCATTAGGTGCTTGGCATTGGAAGGATGCAGCCTTTACACCAACATGGAGTTTTCCGGCTAAACCGCCATTACATCCGTATGATTTTTGCTGCTAA